Proteins encoded by one window of Lepeophtheirus salmonis chromosome 3, UVic_Lsal_1.4, whole genome shotgun sequence:
- the Cortactin gene encoding uncharacterized protein Cortactin isoform X2 translates to MIQLGAPDDDDWETDPDYVNDLTEEERRYGGRRNCEAIDMNEIHESVVKKANEDAKAKAVLINGSQGYGGKFGIEKDRMDASAMGHDYEGKVEKHASQTDYAKGFGGKHGVMKDRQDKSAVGWDHIEKVEKHDSQKDYKVGFGGKFGVQKDRVDKSAMDWSHVENLNKHQSQTDYKGGFGGKFGIQSDRVDKSAVGWEHVEKVEKHQSQKDYKTGFGGQFGVQKDRVDKSAVGWEHMENLNKHESQVDYAKGFGGKYGIQTDRVDKNAHTFEDTPEVVGTTYTKDKPQVPTRQAKNLREMFEKGGGGASNREEEFKAQKEKRKEQEALEVRAESRRIQDQKNTIDNDAAKQHEKSVNNKDNLNEAQSVTSKGKALSFRQKFENNSMGQTKSSSNSFAEERRKELEQIKLMKSENQMSKEEESSNSIDNVRKKLEISQGATSNVRERFENNTKIMGTSITNKNPEENHTPVIMNSITKKKLEEHHTSSLNTASITNELEEQTPPVIDHKVQPEKVTDSTPQQQVLHSEQETPTDNCYKAEVVTTQGIDENSGGGRNGSLSAIARYDYQAAADDEISFLPDDIILNIEKIDEDWWLGTFDGFRGLFPSNHVDLL, encoded by the exons ATGATTCAACTTGGAGCTCCGGATGATGATGACTGGGAGACGGATCCCGACTATGTTAATGATCTCACGGAAGAGGAACGTCGCTATGGAGGACGTCGGAATTGTGAAGCTATTGA TATGAATGAAATCCACGAGAGCGTCGTTAAAAAGGCAAATGAGGACGCCAAGGCTAAAGCTGTACTGATCAACGGCTCTCAGGGCTATGGTGGAAAATTCGGTATTGAAAAAGATCGTATGGACGCCTCTGCAATGGGGCATGACTATGAGGGCAAAGTGGAGAAGCATGCAAGTCAGACAGATTACGCTAAAGGCTTTGGAGGTAAACATGGGGTCATGAAGGATCGTCAGGATAAGTCTGCTGTAGGTTGGGATCATATTGAGAAAGTGGAGAAGCATGACTCACAAAAAGACTATAAAGTCGGTTTTGGAGGTAAATTTGGGGTTCAAAAGGACAGAGTTGATAAATCTGCCATGGATTGGTCCCatgttgaaaatttgaataaacatcAATCCCAAACGG attacaAAGGTGGTTTCGGTGGTAAATTCGGAATACAGAGTGATCGTGTTGACAAGTCAGCGGTGGGGTGGGAGCACGTTGAAAAAGTAGAAAAGCATCAATCTCAAAAAG ATTACAAAACTGGCTTTGGTGGTCAGTTTGGAGTTCAAAAAGATCGAGTTGATAAGTCCGCTGTTGGATGGGAACATATGGAAAACTTAAACAAACATGAAAGTCAAGTGGACTACGCTAAAGGCTTTGGCGGAAAATATGGTATTCAAACTGATCGAGTAGATAAGAATGCTCATACTTTTGAAGACACTCCGGAAGTTGTGGGCACAACTTACACAAAGGATAAGCCCCAAGTTCCTACTAGACAAGCTAAAAATCTCCGTGAAATGTTTGAAAAGGGTGGAGGTGGAGCTTCGAATAGGGAAGAAGAGTTCAAAGCGCAAAAGGAAAAGCGTAAGGAACAAGAGGCACTGGAAGTACGAGCGGAAAGTAGGAGAATTCAAGATCAAAAGAATACTATTGACAATGATGCTGCGAAGCAACATGAGAAGTCTGTGAATAATAAGGATAATCTAAATGAAGCTCAGAGCGTGACATCCAAAGGCAAAGCATTGAGCTTTAgacaaaagtttgaaaataattccaTGGGACAAACAAAGAGTAGCAGCAATTCCTTTGCAGAGGAAAGACGAAAGGAATTGGAGCAAATTAAGCTAATGAAATCTGAGAATCAAATGTCAAAAGAGGAAGAAAGCTCTAATTCCATTGATAACGTTAGAAAGAAACTGGAAATATCGCAAGGGGCAACTTCCAATGTACGtgaaagatttgaaaataacaCTAAAATCATGGGTACTTCTATTACAAACAAGAACCCGGAAGAGAATCATACTCCAGTCATCATGAACTCGATTACAAAGAAGAAGCTGGAAGAGCATCATACCTCTTCGCTCAATACAGCCTCTATTACAAATGAATTGGAGGAGCAAACTCCTCCAGTAATTGATCATAAAGTCCAGCCAGAAAAAGTGACAGATTCGACTCCGCAACAACAAGTACTACATTCAGAACAAGAA aCTCCTACAGATAACTGCTATAAGGCAGAGGTAGTAACCACACAAGGAATAGATGAAAACAGCGGCGGTGGCAGGAATGGCTCCTTATCTGCAATTGCCCGATATGATTATCAAGCAGCGGCAGATGATGAGATATCCTTTTTGCCTGATGACATCATTCTCAATATTGAAAAG ATTGATGAAGACTGGTGGCTCGGAACCTTTGATGGATTTAGAGGATTATTTCCCTCAAATCATGTTGATTTGCTttaa
- the Cortactin gene encoding uncharacterized protein Cortactin isoform X1 — protein sequence MIQLGAPDDDDWETDPDYVNDLTEEERRYGGRRNCEAIDMNEIHESVVKKANEDAKAKAVLINGSQGYGGKFGIEKDRMDASAMGHDYEGKVEKHASQTDYAKGFGGKHGVMKDRQDKSAVGWDHIEKVEKHDSQKDYKVGFGGKFGVQKDRVDKSAMDWSHVENLNKHQSQTDYKGGFGGKFGIQSDRVDKSAVGWEHVEKVEKHQSQKDYKTGFGGQFGVQKDRVDKSAVGWEHMENLNKHESQVDYAKGFGGKYGIQTDRVDKNAHTFEDTPEVVGTTYTKDKPQVPTRQAKNLREMFEKGGGGASNREEEFKAQKEKRKEQEALEVRAESRRIQDQKNTIDNDAAKQHEKSVNNKDNLNEAQSVTSKGKALSFRQKFENNSMGQTKSSSNSFAEERRKELEQIKLMKSENQMSKEEESSNSIDNVRKKLEISQGATSNVRERFENNTKIMGTSITNKNPEENHTPVIMNSITKKKLEEHHTSSLNTASITNELEEQTPPVIDHKVQPEKVTDSTPQQQVLHSEQETPTDNCYKAEVVTTQGIDENSGGGRNGSLSAIARYDYQAAADDEISFLPDDIILNIEKVDEGWWLGECHGKYGLFPANYVEII from the exons ATGATTCAACTTGGAGCTCCGGATGATGATGACTGGGAGACGGATCCCGACTATGTTAATGATCTCACGGAAGAGGAACGTCGCTATGGAGGACGTCGGAATTGTGAAGCTATTGA TATGAATGAAATCCACGAGAGCGTCGTTAAAAAGGCAAATGAGGACGCCAAGGCTAAAGCTGTACTGATCAACGGCTCTCAGGGCTATGGTGGAAAATTCGGTATTGAAAAAGATCGTATGGACGCCTCTGCAATGGGGCATGACTATGAGGGCAAAGTGGAGAAGCATGCAAGTCAGACAGATTACGCTAAAGGCTTTGGAGGTAAACATGGGGTCATGAAGGATCGTCAGGATAAGTCTGCTGTAGGTTGGGATCATATTGAGAAAGTGGAGAAGCATGACTCACAAAAAGACTATAAAGTCGGTTTTGGAGGTAAATTTGGGGTTCAAAAGGACAGAGTTGATAAATCTGCCATGGATTGGTCCCatgttgaaaatttgaataaacatcAATCCCAAACGG attacaAAGGTGGTTTCGGTGGTAAATTCGGAATACAGAGTGATCGTGTTGACAAGTCAGCGGTGGGGTGGGAGCACGTTGAAAAAGTAGAAAAGCATCAATCTCAAAAAG ATTACAAAACTGGCTTTGGTGGTCAGTTTGGAGTTCAAAAAGATCGAGTTGATAAGTCCGCTGTTGGATGGGAACATATGGAAAACTTAAACAAACATGAAAGTCAAGTGGACTACGCTAAAGGCTTTGGCGGAAAATATGGTATTCAAACTGATCGAGTAGATAAGAATGCTCATACTTTTGAAGACACTCCGGAAGTTGTGGGCACAACTTACACAAAGGATAAGCCCCAAGTTCCTACTAGACAAGCTAAAAATCTCCGTGAAATGTTTGAAAAGGGTGGAGGTGGAGCTTCGAATAGGGAAGAAGAGTTCAAAGCGCAAAAGGAAAAGCGTAAGGAACAAGAGGCACTGGAAGTACGAGCGGAAAGTAGGAGAATTCAAGATCAAAAGAATACTATTGACAATGATGCTGCGAAGCAACATGAGAAGTCTGTGAATAATAAGGATAATCTAAATGAAGCTCAGAGCGTGACATCCAAAGGCAAAGCATTGAGCTTTAgacaaaagtttgaaaataattccaTGGGACAAACAAAGAGTAGCAGCAATTCCTTTGCAGAGGAAAGACGAAAGGAATTGGAGCAAATTAAGCTAATGAAATCTGAGAATCAAATGTCAAAAGAGGAAGAAAGCTCTAATTCCATTGATAACGTTAGAAAGAAACTGGAAATATCGCAAGGGGCAACTTCCAATGTACGtgaaagatttgaaaataacaCTAAAATCATGGGTACTTCTATTACAAACAAGAACCCGGAAGAGAATCATACTCCAGTCATCATGAACTCGATTACAAAGAAGAAGCTGGAAGAGCATCATACCTCTTCGCTCAATACAGCCTCTATTACAAATGAATTGGAGGAGCAAACTCCTCCAGTAATTGATCATAAAGTCCAGCCAGAAAAAGTGACAGATTCGACTCCGCAACAACAAGTACTACATTCAGAACAAGAA aCTCCTACAGATAACTGCTATAAGGCAGAGGTAGTAACCACACAAGGAATAGATGAAAACAGCGGCGGTGGCAGGAATGGCTCCTTATCTGCAATTGCCCGATATGATTATCAAGCAGCGGCAGATGATGAGATATCCTTTTTGCCTGATGACATCATTCTCAATATTGAAAAG gTGGATGAGGGATGGTGGTTAGGAGAGTGCCATGGGAAGTATGGACTGTTCCCTGCGAATTACGTggaaattatttag
- the LOC121114085 gene encoding uncharacterized protein, with protein sequence MGETERERKKKDLSVFFLPLFISHFIIAVIEERISEYKMWKGLVFISLIAVVYAGIANRGDDICEFDNCQACVKDEKCYWDGSCGPLGDNSGSSRECPTEESINKDDNSNNTEEEVSSIIQESEKSEEYVSTIIPDGEKNDEDSESKASITTVKPIDGDVTENDSESEATTLSGDGGASTTPKTTPLPPKSSTTETSNSSSDPTTTPTASTTPTAPTTITPSTGNTTTTTASTTTEDITTTSTTTSSTPIDPENKSSFDGWSFFGGILLTVGFFSIGFVGLKYYRVRSRTDADYNRF encoded by the exons ATGGgggagacagagagagagagaaaaaaaaaagatttgtccgttttctttcttcctttatttatatcacatttcataattgCAGTGATTGAGGAACGAATCTCAG AGTATAAAATGTGGAAAGGACTCGTATTTATTTCGTTGATTGCCGTTGTCTACGCGGGAATAGCGAATCGGGGTGATGATATTTGTGAATTTGATAATTGTCAGGCCTGTGTAAAggatgaaaaatgttattgggATGGCTCATGTGGCCCTCTTGGCGATAATAGT GGATCCTCTAGAGAATGCCCAACAGAAGAATCAATTAACAAAGATGATAATAGTAACAACACGGAAGAAGAAGTTTCTTCAATCATACAAGAATCCGAGAAATCAGAGGAATATGTTTCTACAATCATTCCTGATGGTGAGAAAAATGACGAGGATTCTGAATCAAAAGCATCGATCACCACTGTGAAACCCATTGACGGCGATGTGACAGAGAATGACTCTGAATCTGAAGCAACAACACTCTCTGGAGATGGAGGAGCATCTACAACTCCAAAAACAACTCCTCTCCCACCTAAAAGCTCTACGACTGAAACATCGAACTCTTCTTCTGACCCCACTACTACCCCTACGGCTTCAACCACACCCACAGCACCAACAACTATAACTCCATCTACTGGTAATACTACTACGACCACCGCATCTACTACCACGGAAGATATAACAACTACATCAACAACAACGAGTAGCACCCCCATTGACCCTGAGAATAAGAGCAGCTTCGATGGATGGAGTTTCTTCGGTGGCATTCTTTTGACAGTTGGTTTCTTTTCTATTGGCTTCGTGGGTCTTAAATATTATCGTGTTAGATCTCGAACGGATGCTGACTACAAccgtttttaa
- the Cortactin gene encoding uncharacterized protein Cortactin isoform X3: protein MNEIHESVVKKANEDAKAKAVLINGSQGYGGKFGIEKDRMDASAMGHDYEGKVEKHASQTDYAKGFGGKHGVMKDRQDKSAVGWDHIEKVEKHDSQKDYKVGFGGKFGVQKDRVDKSAMDWSHVENLNKHQSQTDYKGGFGGKFGIQSDRVDKSAVGWEHVEKVEKHQSQKDYKTGFGGQFGVQKDRVDKSAVGWEHMENLNKHESQVDYAKGFGGKYGIQTDRVDKNAHTFEDTPEVVGTTYTKDKPQVPTRQAKNLREMFEKGGGGASNREEEFKAQKEKRKEQEALEVRAESRRIQDQKNTIDNDAAKQHEKSVNNKDNLNEAQSVTSKGKALSFRQKFENNSMGQTKSSSNSFAEERRKELEQIKLMKSENQMSKEEESSNSIDNVRKKLEISQGATSNVRERFENNTKIMGTSITNKNPEENHTPVIMNSITKKKLEEHHTSSLNTASITNELEEQTPPVIDHKVQPEKVTDSTPQQQVLHSEQETPTDNCYKAEVVTTQGIDENSGGGRNGSLSAIARYDYQAAADDEISFLPDDIILNIEKVDEGWWLGECHGKYGLFPANYVEII from the exons ATGAATGAAATCCACGAGAGCGTCGTTAAAAAGGCAAATGAGGACGCCAAGGCTAAAGCTGTACTGATCAACGGCTCTCAGGGCTATGGTGGAAAATTCGGTATTGAAAAAGATCGTATGGACGCCTCTGCAATGGGGCATGACTATGAGGGCAAAGTGGAGAAGCATGCAAGTCAGACAGATTACGCTAAAGGCTTTGGAGGTAAACATGGGGTCATGAAGGATCGTCAGGATAAGTCTGCTGTAGGTTGGGATCATATTGAGAAAGTGGAGAAGCATGACTCACAAAAAGACTATAAAGTCGGTTTTGGAGGTAAATTTGGGGTTCAAAAGGACAGAGTTGATAAATCTGCCATGGATTGGTCCCatgttgaaaatttgaataaacatcAATCCCAAACGG attacaAAGGTGGTTTCGGTGGTAAATTCGGAATACAGAGTGATCGTGTTGACAAGTCAGCGGTGGGGTGGGAGCACGTTGAAAAAGTAGAAAAGCATCAATCTCAAAAAG ATTACAAAACTGGCTTTGGTGGTCAGTTTGGAGTTCAAAAAGATCGAGTTGATAAGTCCGCTGTTGGATGGGAACATATGGAAAACTTAAACAAACATGAAAGTCAAGTGGACTACGCTAAAGGCTTTGGCGGAAAATATGGTATTCAAACTGATCGAGTAGATAAGAATGCTCATACTTTTGAAGACACTCCGGAAGTTGTGGGCACAACTTACACAAAGGATAAGCCCCAAGTTCCTACTAGACAAGCTAAAAATCTCCGTGAAATGTTTGAAAAGGGTGGAGGTGGAGCTTCGAATAGGGAAGAAGAGTTCAAAGCGCAAAAGGAAAAGCGTAAGGAACAAGAGGCACTGGAAGTACGAGCGGAAAGTAGGAGAATTCAAGATCAAAAGAATACTATTGACAATGATGCTGCGAAGCAACATGAGAAGTCTGTGAATAATAAGGATAATCTAAATGAAGCTCAGAGCGTGACATCCAAAGGCAAAGCATTGAGCTTTAgacaaaagtttgaaaataattccaTGGGACAAACAAAGAGTAGCAGCAATTCCTTTGCAGAGGAAAGACGAAAGGAATTGGAGCAAATTAAGCTAATGAAATCTGAGAATCAAATGTCAAAAGAGGAAGAAAGCTCTAATTCCATTGATAACGTTAGAAAGAAACTGGAAATATCGCAAGGGGCAACTTCCAATGTACGtgaaagatttgaaaataacaCTAAAATCATGGGTACTTCTATTACAAACAAGAACCCGGAAGAGAATCATACTCCAGTCATCATGAACTCGATTACAAAGAAGAAGCTGGAAGAGCATCATACCTCTTCGCTCAATACAGCCTCTATTACAAATGAATTGGAGGAGCAAACTCCTCCAGTAATTGATCATAAAGTCCAGCCAGAAAAAGTGACAGATTCGACTCCGCAACAACAAGTACTACATTCAGAACAAGAA aCTCCTACAGATAACTGCTATAAGGCAGAGGTAGTAACCACACAAGGAATAGATGAAAACAGCGGCGGTGGCAGGAATGGCTCCTTATCTGCAATTGCCCGATATGATTATCAAGCAGCGGCAGATGATGAGATATCCTTTTTGCCTGATGACATCATTCTCAATATTGAAAAG gTGGATGAGGGATGGTGGTTAGGAGAGTGCCATGGGAAGTATGGACTGTTCCCTGCGAATTACGTggaaattatttag
- the LOC121114084 gene encoding dematin-like yields MCTVLQQTLGDRSRDYGGEDSGRRRHSPVRLSSDVPTYSYLADLGTLKRPIDPSDRKISHPNMHFHVPPEGSHRSRSSYISQLYGRSRSASRTGMRLLVDYMRSTTPRPKSPYMNNEEAIGLAHYPDGKHPEEDKPAPIERDDFPAPPFSCGYNRRKRHWSEPGLKVSSPPTPPTPSTPEEDEEEDPQLEKSEKELKKISTAMGQIFLTEIAIEKERRKSQKGRYIDPRSAARSPAANKEPLFKLRYESPINASPSRIADHLHPWEDDGRRSCITPYSPSPAPPKPKSHTLPSRFSPFESTKVEEVDFSSKSDVSSGDIHYGERPRSGCTVPHICSGNKLQASTIYPAHLLFTTNYRLPGDVDRCNIEKHLSDHDFDLLFECSRLEFYQLAYWKRSELKKKYYLF; encoded by the coding sequence ATGTGCACGGTGTTACAACAGACATTGGGAGATCGGTCCAGAGACTACGGCGGGGAGGATTCCGGCCGTCGACGCCACTCCCCGGTTCGTCTCTCCTCCGATGTTCCTACCTACAGTTATTTGGCAGATCTTGGAACACTGAAAAGGCCCATTGATCCATCGGATCGTAAGATTTCGCATCCTAACATGCATTTCCACGTTCCTCCGGAGGGATCGCACCGGTCCAGGTCTTCTTACATTTCTCAGCTGTATGGAAGGTCCCGCTCTGCGTCCCGAACGGGCATGCGCCTCCTTGTGGACTATATGCGGAGCACAACTCCGCGTCCCAAAAGTCCTTATATGAACAATGAAGAAGCCATTGGACTGGCACACTACCCGGATGGAAAGCATCCGGAAGAAGACAAGCCAGCTCCTATTGAGAGGGACGACTTCCCAGCGCCTCCCTTCTCCTGTGGCTATAATAGAAGAAAGAGACATTGGTCAGAGCCGGGCCTCAAAGTCTCCTCACCCCCAACTCCCCCTACTCCATCTACTCCGGAGGAAGACGAAGAAGAGGATCCACAGCTAGAAAAATCCGagaaagaactcaaaaaaatatccaccGCCATGGGACAAATCTTTTTAACTGAAATAGCAATTGAGAAGGAAAGACGAAAGTCTCAGAAAGGGCGTTATATTGATCCTCGCTCCGCTGCAAGAAGTCCTGCAGCTAATAAAGAACCTTTATTTAAACTCCGCTATGAATCCCCCATCAATGCATCTCCTTCCAGAATTGCGGACCATTTGCACCCTTGGGAAGACGATGGAAGACGTTCTTGTATTACACCCTATTCACCATCTCCAGCTCCACCAAAGCCCAAGTCACATACACTCCCTTCCCGATTCTCCCCTTTCGAGTCTACTAAAGTGGAAGAGGTGGACTTTAGTTCTAAATCAGATGTTTCATCTGGAGATATTCACTATGGAGAACGTCCCCGCTCTGGATGCACAGTGCCTCATATATGTTCAGGAAATAAACTACAGGCCTCCACCATTTATCCAGCACATCTGCTCTTCACAACAAATTATCGCCTTCCAGGAGATGTGGATCGTTGCAATATAGAGAAACATCTCTCAGATCATGattttgatttactttttgaatGTTCTAGATTAGAGTTCTATCAACTTGCATATTGGAAACGAAGCGaactcaaaaagaaatattatttattttaa